Below is a genomic region from Longimicrobium sp..
GGTGACGAGCGCCAGCACCGTGCGGATCCCGTAGTCCATCACGAAGATGACGAGCGACACCAGCAGCATGAACACCACGATCACGCCGGTGGAGCTCTTCAGCTGGGCCACGTCGGGCCAGGTCACCTTCTGTACCTGCTCGCGGACTTCGCGGAAGAAGTCCAGCGTGGTGGTGCGGGTCGTCTCAGCCATCGATCGGTCAACCAGGTGAAGCGTTCGTGGTTTCGGCTGCCCGGTCCGGCCGCGGACGAGCGGCGGCGGCCGGGCGGAAGACGCTTACTTGGTCTCCTTGTGCGGCTGATGCTTGTTGCACCGCGGGCAGTACTTGCGGTACTCGACCCGCTCGGGGTGCTTCCGCTTGTTCTTGGTGGTGTGGTAGTTCCTCTCCTTGCACTCGGTGCAGGCGAGGATGACCTTGTCGCGCATGGCT
It encodes:
- the secE gene encoding preprotein translocase subunit SecE, which gives rise to MAETTRTTTLDFFREVREQVQKVTWPDVAQLKSSTGVIVVFMLLVSLVIFVMDYGIRTVLALVTSLFAGG
- the rpmG gene encoding 50S ribosomal protein L33, which translates into the protein MRDKVILACTECKERNYHTTKNKRKHPERVEYRKYCPRCNKHQPHKETK